One stretch of Longimicrobiaceae bacterium DNA includes these proteins:
- a CDS encoding ThuA domain-containing protein — protein sequence MLRTARRLFGVFLLLALAALPASAQNERPIRALYITGGGFHDFVAQEKIIPPGLSERVPFPIEWTIDHTAGTSTDTLIPRHANTAWADEFDVVVYNMSFSYVVDPEWIDRIAHTHRDRGIPAVILHGATHSYRRSTTDSWKQLMGASSMRHDAQREFTIERVAPDHPIVHDLPTGWGPGVDELYNIDHTWPSMTPLLQAWSVENEEHYPVAWTNVYGKARVFVTTMGHHNETMADPAYLDLVARGLLWTLGRLEPQSGQPSQ from the coding sequence ATGCTACGTACCGCCAGGCGCCTCTTCGGGGTATTTCTGCTGCTCGCGCTCGCTGCTCTGCCAGCCTCTGCGCAGAACGAGCGGCCGATCCGCGCCCTCTACATCACCGGGGGTGGCTTTCACGACTTCGTCGCGCAGGAGAAGATCATCCCGCCGGGGCTGTCGGAGAGAGTGCCGTTCCCGATCGAGTGGACCATCGATCATACCGCCGGCACCTCCACTGACACCCTCATCCCCCGCCATGCGAACACGGCCTGGGCGGACGAGTTCGACGTGGTGGTATACAACATGTCCTTCTCCTACGTGGTAGACCCGGAATGGATCGACCGAATCGCACACACCCATCGCGACCGCGGCATTCCGGCGGTGATCCTTCACGGCGCCACCCACAGTTATCGGCGCTCGACCACGGATTCGTGGAAGCAGCTCATGGGCGCCTCCAGCATGCGCCACGACGCGCAGCGCGAGTTCACCATCGAGCGGGTGGCGCCCGATCATCCGATCGTGCACGACCTCCCGACCGGCTGGGGCCCCGGCGTGGACGAGCTCTACAACATCGACCACACCTGGCCGTCGATGACTCCGCTCCTGCAGGCCTGGAGCGTGGAGAATGAGGAGCACTATCCGGTCGCCTGGACGAACGTTTACGGCAAGGCGCGCGTCTTTGTGACCACCATGGGTCATCACAACGAGACCATGGCCGATCCCGCCTACCTCGACCTCGTCGCGCGCGGACTGCTCTGGACCCTGGGGCGGCTGGAGCCGCAGAGCGGACAGCCGTCCCAGTAG